The Chrysemys picta bellii isolate R12L10 chromosome 10, ASM1138683v2, whole genome shotgun sequence genome segment CTTGGCTAGGATTTAAATAAATAACTCCTCCCCTGACCAAATCCCAACCTCAGAACTCATTAAACGTTGGTTGGTTGAAGTGCAGCATTAGCAAAAAATCTTTCTATTTTTCTGCGAAAAAAATGTACACAGCACATATTGTTATTGTATTCAGCCCAAAAAGTGGTGATTATTAATTTTGCTCTGCTAACCTATGCTGATAGTAAACAAATTCTGATTCAATTAGAAGAAAGTTGGCAATTAAAAGCCATTGGCAGGCCAAAGAAATGCACATGAGCTGAGAGAGGAATCCAGTGATAATAAACGTTGTGCTGGGAAGCTGTATAGCAATTATGCTCCAAGGGATATGAATATTGGCTGTCTCAGAATGgatgcattgggggggggggagggaggacaaaggGAGCAATTTCACTCCTCTCGCCCCTTGTATACCTGCACTGGAACCAGCCACAGTGTAATTGAGTGATGGCTGGGGCTCTAGCCGGGATGTCTCTCTAGGGCTCCCTGGAACTTTTCATGGCCTCAGAAGGGCGTGACCATCTGCACTATTGCTGATGGCTGGCTGGGTGGGACGGAGAGTGGATGCTGGGTCTTTTGAAAGCAGCAGTTATGTCTACTGCTAAGCAGGTCCTTCCCCAAaaaatctcccccctccccagagctatTCTGTCATTTGCTATGCACACAGAGAACACCTGGAGCCATCTCTGCTTGGCTTCTACAGCTCGGTTCCCCGCACAATCCACTTCAAGGGCCAGCAGTCACAATCTTGTCCTAAGGGTCTAATTAAGGGATCTAATTTAGAACACTAAACTAAGGATGACCTGACAACTGAGCTAAGGCCAGAAATGTGTGCAAAAAGCTCTCCCTCGCCAGGCTGGCAGGGCATTCAGCACTTACATAATTCTCAATCTGTCACTTAAGAATTTCCTTGTCACCCCCTTTTAAAGGCTGTCAGCCGGTTCTGCGTTTGCTGTTGATGCCGTAGAATCCATCATTTGACATCCCAGAAAGCTCCTCTGCTGCATGGAGCTGCCCCATAAGGGATGACCTCCAGCCCTAAAAACATATTAGGGCAATTAGGTTCAACAATGTCTGTGAGGGAAGCGTATCTGTCACCAACACAGCACTTGCATTCAGTGAGACAGATCCACAGCTGACACAAACTGAAGTCAGGAgatctatgccaatttataccagataGGCCACTATTTGTTTTCTAGTTCTTCTGACTTTCTCAGAGAATAATTAGTGTCAATTCTGCCAACcctaagtatttaaaaaaaaaaaaaaaaaaaaaggttgtcaTGCCCCCAAACTCATGAGCTTGGCTTGAAAATcagaagattttaaaataataaatttggtgttctctttatttgccttctggggaTCGAGCTTTCATGGGTCACGTTTCCAAGCATTTCTCCACCGCCATGAGgcctaaacatttttttccctttggttttGGGGCTGTAAGAAAAACACCAATATTGTGAGAGTTGCAACAACATTCTGACAGTTGGCAAtactttatttcagaaggtggagaaagctgcTAAGGGAGAGTCTGTTCTAGATTAGATTTTGATAAATAAGGAGGAACCggctgagaatttgaaagtggaaggcatcTTGGGGGAAAGTGATCCTGAAATGATAGAGTTGATGATTCTAAGAAATAGTAGAAGGGAAAACAGCActataaagataatggatttcaagaaggcagacgttagcaaactcagggagttggtagtaggatcccataggaagcaagtctaaggagaAAAACAGTTCaaaagagttggcagtttttcagagagacatacgtatgggcacaagaacaaactatcccactgcacaggGAAGATAAGAGAGAAGAGACCACCctgcttaaccaggagatcttcaatgatctaaaaatcaaaaaagagtcctacataaagtggaaactaggtcaaattacaaagtatgaatataaacaaatagcacaagtatgtagggacaaaattagaaaggccaaggcacaaaatgagatcaaactagctagacatataaagggtaacaagaaaacattctacaaatacattagaagcaagaggaagaccaaggagagggtaggcctgttactgaatgagggggaaaaacaataacagaaaatgtggaaatggcagaagtgctaaatgattttttttttgtttcagttttcaccagaaagtttagtagtgattggacatctaacatgaATGCCAATGAAATTgcggtaggatctgaggctaaagtagggaaagaacaagttaaatattacttagaaaagttagatgtcttcaagtcatcagggcttgatgaaatacatcctagaatacacagggagctgtctgaggagatatctgaaccactagtgattatctttgaaaagtcatggaagttGGGAAAGATTCCAaaggattggaaaagggcaaatataatgccaatctataaaaaggggggaataaggacaacccggggaattacagaccattACAACATAACTTCAGttcctggaaagataatggagcaaataattaagcaatcaatttgcaaacacctagaagataatacggTGATAAGTGACAgcttggatttgtcaagaacaaatcatgtcaaaccaacctgatagctttcttcgacaGGGTAACAAGCactgtggatagggggaagcagtagatgtggtatttCTTGATTTTAGTgatgcttttgatactgttttgcatgaccttctcataaacaaactagggaaatacaacctagatggagctattataaggtgggtgcataactggttggaagattgaaaaaaatgggtttgtttagtttggagaagagaagactgaggggggacatatgttttcaagtacataaaaggttgttacaaggaggagggaggtaaattgttctcgttaacctctgagaaACAATGaacttaatttgcagcaagggcagtttagtttggagattaggaaaaacttcctaactgtcagggtagttaagcactagaataaattgcctagggaggttgcagaatctccatcattggagatttttaaaagccgGTTAGACAAACattctgtcagggatggtctacagaatacttagtcctgccatgaatgcaggggactgggctagaaaacctcttgaggtccctttcagtgctatgattttatgattctaccATGTGCTTAAGTTTTGgtatgtgtttaaaaataaacatgctgaattgctttcctgaattggggcactgggggctgattctccactctgtgaCACCAATTCTTGAGGTGTAACTCCTCAATGGTATGAAATTCACAGTGCCAAGGGCCCAAATAGCGTACTGGTGGAAGTAGGCACAATGCAACTGTCTTAAAGGGGAGGTGCTACGTTACCTCAGCAGTGACTCTGGCCCCAGCAATGTATACACATGAGTACCTATTTAAAGCCTAGTCCTAGCAAGATCTCAAATACAAATCACACACAAATGTCCCTCTGCACTTCGTCTCTCAGTTCTGAGGCCCAGCGGGAAGTTCATAATCCCCTTAGCTGCTTATCAGAAATGATTTCTGTTCGCTTCGAGTCTTCCCTCATCAGCCAGCATACTGCACCTTGCCTGACTTACCTTATCTTAATTTAATAACCTCCAAGGAGAATGGAATTATCCCATTTGGCTGAGCCCAGGAGCCTGGAAGTTTAAAAAAGAAGACGACGACTTTGAATAAATCATAAAATGCAttgaaaatttaaaagaaaatgcaattGTTATTTCTtggtgccagccagccagctgcttTCAGGAGTGTTATTGGCAATGGTCATGTGAGAGCCCAATATCAAAGTCTTAAGTAACACGTTATGCTGTTTTATATTCTTTATCATAAGAGAAattgtttaatttattatttactgTAAGTCACTGCAGAGAATACAGACGCTGGCCTCACACCTGCGTGTGTGATGAACATTAAACATGTGTGTGGGATTCAATGGGTCTACTCATGTGCATAATGTTACATGCAGGCAGACAGAGATTAAGGGACTCCTGAGTCTGCAAAGATTTAGGCCCATGTTAATGCCACTGGCTTTCATGGGACTGTGCACTTGCATAGTAACAAACCATCcggatgtgcagaaagaatagcaaatatagcaggcgaccagcttggtttaacagtgaaatcttcggtgagcttaaactcaaaaaggaagcttagaagaagtggaaatttgaacagatgactagggaggagtataaaaaaattgctagagcatgcaggggtgtaatcaggaaggccaaagcacaattctagttgcagctagcaagggatgtgaagggtaacaaaaagggtttctataggtatgttagcatcaagaaggtcagggaaagtgtgggacccttactgaatgggggaggcaacacagtgacagatgatgtggaaaaagctgaagtactcaatgctttttttgcctcggtcttgaTAGAccagatcagctcccagactgctgcactgggcaacatggtatggggaggaagtgagcagccttcagtggtgaaagaataggttaaggactatttagaaaagctggacatgcacaagtccatgggtccaggtctaatgcatccaagggtgctgagggagttggctgatgtgattgcagagccattggccattatctttgaaaattcatggtgattGAGGAAGAACtacggggaactacagaccagtcagcctcacttcagttccCGGcgaaatcatggagcagatcctcaaggaatccattttgaagcacttggaggagcagaaggtgatcaggaacaatcaacatgggttcaccaagggcaagtgatgtctgaccaacctgattgccttctatgatgagataactggctctgtggatatggggaaagtggtggatatgatatatcttgactttagcaaagcttatgatacagtctcccacagtattcttgccagcaagctaaagaagtatggattggatgaatggactataagatggatagaaagctggctagattgtcgagctcaatgggtagtgatcaatggctcgatgtctagttggcagccggtttcaagtggagtgccccaggggttggtcctggggccagttttgttcaacaactttattaatgatctggatgatgggatgaattgcaccctcagcaagttcacagatgacactaagctggggggagaggtagatatgctggagggtagggatagggtccagagtgacctagacaattggaggattgggccaaaataaatctgatgaggttcaacagggacaagtgcagagtcctgctcttaggaaggaagaatcccatgcacggctacaggctggggaccgactggctaagcagcagttctgtggaaaaggacttggggattacagtggacaagaagctggatatgagtcagcagtgtgcccttgttgtcaagaagactaacggcacattcagctgcattagtaggagcattgccggCAGATCGAGGGCGGGGCCGgcgccaggcaccagcgcagcaagcagcttcttggggcggccaagggcaaaggggcggcatgtccggctctttggcggcaattcggcaacgggtccctcagtccctctcggagggaaggacctgccgccgagatgccgccgaagaagaaagcggcatgatcgtggctttttttaccccgccgcttggggcggcaaaaaccctggagctggccctgatcaagggaagtgattattcccctctattcggcactggtgaggccacacctggagtattgtgtccagttttagtccccgcactacagaagggatgtggacaaattggagggagtccagcagagggcaatgaaaatgattagggggctggggcacatgacttatgaggagaggctgaggggaacTGGGGcaatttagtctgcagaagagaagagtgaggggggcgaacagcagaggctaacagcaggagtttgcctgggagctgtccaagaggaggtacgctaagtgctgcattaggggggctgtgttggtgagtatctgagtgcctgctgctgggacagttggtcagtttgaccgtgtgcttgattgcttgcttgtttgtttgaaaagtgtgaattgggagtgctttgttccaggtgggccttgagtgggcctgactggtatataagggcagtcagcagcgaaccagctgagcggcgaacagcagaggctaacagcaggagtttgcctgggagctgtccaagaggaggtacgctaagtgctgcattaggggggctgtgttggtgagtatctgagtgcctgctgctgggacagttggtcagtttgaccgtgtgcttgattgcttgcttgtttgtttgaaaagtgtgaattgggagtgctttgttccaggtgggccttgagtgggcctgactggtatataagggcagtcagcagcgaaccagctgagcggcgaacagcagaggctaacagcaggagtttgcctgggagctgtccaagaggaggtacgctaagtgctgcattaggggggctgtgttggtgagtatctgagtgcctgctgctgggacagttggtcagtttgaccgtgtgcttgattgcttgcttgtttgtttgaaaagtgtgaattgggagtgctttgttccaggtgggccttgagtgggcctgactggtatataagggcagtcagcagcgaaccagctgagcggcgaacagcaggagtttgcctgggagttcgcgtggggagagcgcactgaggctttcatctgcaggtttctccgagtagttcctgcaacagttgaggaagctcctaagaggacggtgatatggaaggtgagcgatcagctgttgtaacctgcacaggttgtgccatgtttgtctttcttccgcaggacagaagtgactttgtctgtacaaagtgcaagctggtctccatattggaggagaaggttcgagggctggagaaacaagtatcgactctgcgttgcataagggaaaatgaagatttcctggacagacgtcaggagatgcttctacggccacaatgttctgaagattcagagcaggcgcagcagggacagaaggattgtgaggaggtttggcagcatgtgacctccagaagaagaaagaggagcgtccatgcaccagcaatggagatacaggtgagtaatcgtttccatgttctctctacaggtgctaatgcggagagtggactagatggcccatctgagggaagggagcagaaggagactccaccgattggaaggcaaaagatgcactgtcctagggatgcgggttccacgaccaccactcccaagaggaggaggagggtggtggtggtcggggactccctcctcagggggactgagtcatctatctgccgccctgaccgggaaaaccgagaggtctgctgcttgccaggagctaggatacacgatgtgacggagagactgccgagactcatcaagccctcggatcgctaccccttcctgcttctccacgtgggcaccaatgatactgccaagaatgaccttgagcggatcactgcagactacgtggctctgggaagaaggataaaggagtttgaggcgcaagtggtgttctcgtccatcctccctgtgcaaggaaaaggccggggtagagaccgtcgaatcgtggaagtcaacgaatggctacgcaggtggtgtcggagagaaggctttggattcttcgaccatgggatggtgttccaagaagaaggagtgctaggcagagacgggctccacctaacgaagagagggaagagcatcttcgccagcaggctggctaacctagtgaggagggctttaaactaggttcaccgggggaaggagaccaaagccctgaggtaagtggggaaatgggatcctgggaggaagcataagcaggagagcgcaagaggggaggactcctgtctcatgctgagaaagagggacgatcattgagttatcttaagtgcctatacacaaatgcaagaagcctgggaaacaagcagggagaactggaagtcctggcacggtcagggaactatgatgtgattggaataacagagacttggtgggataactcacatgactggagtactgtcatggatggatataaactgttcaggaaggacaggcagggcagaaaaggtgggggagttgcactgtatgtaagagaggagtatgactgctcagagctccggtatgatactgcagaaaaacctgagtgtctctggataaagttgagaagtgggagcaacaagggtgatgtcgtggttggagtctgctatagaccaccagaccagggggatgaggtggacgaggctttcttctggcaactagcagaagttgctagatcgcaggctctggttctcatgggagactttaatcaccctgatatctgctgggagagcaatacagcggtgcacaggcaatccaggaaatttttggaaagcgtaggggacaatttcctggtgcaagtgctggaggaaccaactaggggcaaagcttttcttgacctgctgctcacaaacagggaagaactagtaggggaagcaaaagtggatgggaacctgggaggcagtgaccatgagat includes the following:
- the LOC135974048 gene encoding uncharacterized protein LOC135974048, which produces MEGERSAVVTCTGCAMFVFLPQDRSDFVCTKCKLVSILEEKVRGLEKQVSTLRCIRENEDFLDRRQEMLLRPQCSEDSEQAQQGQKDCEEVWQHVTSRRRKRSVHAPAMEIQVSNRFHVLSTGANAESGLDGPSEGREQKETPPIGRQKMHCPRDAGSTTTTPKRRRRVVVVGDSLLRGTESSICRPDRENREVCCLPGARIHDVTERLPRLIKPSDRYPFLLLHVGTNDTAKNDLERITADYVALGRRIKEFEAQVVFSSILPVQGKGRGRDRRIVEVNEWLRRWCRREGFGFFDHGMVFQEEGVLGRDGLHLTKRGKSIFASRLANLVRRALN